In the Paraburkholderia acidisoli genome, CCATCAGCAGCACGTGCGGCGTCGTGCCGTTCGGACCGGCGCGGCACGCGACCAGCGTTTCCAGCAGTACGTCGATGGAATGGGCGATGTCGGCGGGCGTGACGGAAAAGCGCGTCTTGAGGTCGTTGGTGCCGAGCATCAGCACTACGACGTCGACCGGCAACTGGCTTTCGAGGCACGGCCGCCAATACGCGAGGCCGTTCTTGTGGCGGCCCTCGATCGGGTCGTCGTGCACCGTCGTGCGCGCAGGCAGGCCTTCCTCGACGACCGTCCAGCCCGGCCCGAGCGACTCGCGCAGCACGCCGGGCCAGCGGTCCGCGGGACCGAATCGTTCCAGCACGCCAGGCTGGGAGAGCGGTTTGGTGC is a window encoding:
- a CDS encoding SGNH/GDSL hydrolase family protein — protein: MTSRTLLCYGDSNTHGTKPLSQPGVLERFGPADRWPGVLRESLGPGWTVVEEGLPARTTVHDDPIEGRHKNGLAYWRPCLESQLPVDVVVLMLGTNDLKTRFSVTPADIAHSIDVLLETLVACRAGPNGTTPHVLLMAPVPIEEIGFLGEIFAGGAARSRRLAPLYERVAVKYGSAFLDAGEIATVSPTDGIHYEAEQHHRLGKAVAELVKKRFGA